Proteins co-encoded in one Streptomyces roseochromogenus subsp. oscitans DS 12.976 genomic window:
- a CDS encoding DUF4395 domain-containing protein has translation MDIDVRGPRFAAAVTTAVLAAALILQSGWLLGWQTLVFALGAAAGVQRSPYGWVFRTAVRPRLGPPREFEAPEPPRFAQAVGLVFAGLGLAGFAVGPQWLGLAATGAALAAAFLNAAFGYCLGCEMFLLLKRATVRAE, from the coding sequence ATGGACATCGATGTGAGGGGGCCGCGGTTCGCGGCGGCCGTGACGACGGCGGTTCTGGCCGCCGCCCTGATCCTGCAGAGCGGCTGGCTGCTGGGCTGGCAGACGCTGGTGTTCGCGCTCGGCGCGGCCGCGGGTGTGCAGCGGTCGCCGTACGGCTGGGTGTTCCGCACCGCCGTACGGCCGCGGCTCGGGCCGCCGCGGGAGTTCGAGGCGCCGGAGCCGCCGCGGTTCGCGCAGGCGGTGGGGCTGGTGTTCGCCGGGCTCGGTCTTGCCGGGTTCGCCGTGGGGCCGCAGTGGCTGGGGCTGGCCGCGACCGGGGCGGCGCTCGCCGCCGCCTTCCTGAACGCGGCGTTCGGGTACTGCCTGGGGTGCGAGATGTTCCTTCTTCTGAAGAGGGCCACAGTACGGGCGGAGTAA